The window CCCGCCTCACGCAGGTGCTCTCGGAGCGTCTGGACATGTTGCCGTTGCCACCCAGTCCCACGCAGCAGGCGCATCTGCTGAGCCGCGCCCAATACGTGCTGGAAACACTGGAGGTAACCGACAGCCTGCGCAAGCCGGCACGGTTTCGCGATTTGCTGGGCGTTGTGCTGTGCACCCGGCATTCTGCAGCAGAAAATCTGCAGGCAGAGATTACGCGGGTTGAATCCTGGACTGAAGTGCTGGATTGTTATCTGCAGGTTGATGCCGGCGCCGTCGCCCGCCAGACCGAAGGCGGTGCCAACAGGATCAAAGAGGCGGTGCGGGCGGCCAGACTGGATGCCATTGCAGCCTGCCTGGGCAAGATCGCGCCGGGCTAAATCCGGGGGGTGTACCCGGGCGCGCAGTCCCGGGTGGTTCGTCCGGACGGGTCGTGCATAGCCAGAACAGGGCTATTTCAACTGCAATGTCAGGGATTGCTCATGCCGTCCCAGCGGGTCACTGCATCGGTCTCGATACCAAACAGATCCAGCGCCCGCCCGACACTATGGTCGACCATGGCCTGAATGCTTTCGGGGCGCGCATAAAAGGCAGGAACGGGTGGCATGACGATGGCACCCATCTCGGTGACCGCCACCATATTGCGCAAATGCCCCAGATGCAAGGGTGTTTCCCTAACCATCAGTACCAGCTTGCGTCTTTCCTTGAGCACCACGTCGGCTGCGCGCGTCAGCAGCGAAGAGGTAACGCCGCTGGCAATTTCCGAGAGTGTACGAATGGAGCAGGGAGCGATCAGCATGCCGCAGGTTTTGAACGAGCCGCTGGAAATGGCGGCCCCGACATCCTGGATGGCATGGACTACCGTGGCCCGGTCAGCCAGTTCGCCGGGGTGCATTTGCAGCTCTTGTGACAGGGTCAGGCTGGCCGAGCGGCTCATGACCAGGTGCGTTTCAAAGCCCGCCTGATTCAGCAGCTCCAGGGCGCGGACACCGTAAATGGCGCCTGAGGCGCCGGTGATACCGACAATAATACGCGCAGGTGCGCAAATGATGCTTGGCATGGGCAGTTGGCTGTTTCGGTAAGAGTGAATGAGCGGGCTGATAATAACAGCCTTGCAGGGGCATTACCCCGGCCTGAAAGGTTATTATACCTGCAGGGGCGCGCAACAATGTACGACGAGGCGCCGGGCACGGGTGGCTTAAATGGCAGGATGGCGCAAGGCTATGTCGATATGGGTAATGGAAGGT of the Advenella mimigardefordensis DPN7 genome contains:
- a CDS encoding UbiX family flavin prenyltransferase, whose protein sequence is MPSIICAPARIIVGITGASGAIYGVRALELLNQAGFETHLVMSRSASLTLSQELQMHPGELADRATVVHAIQDVGAAISSGSFKTCGMLIAPCSIRTLSEIASGVTSSLLTRAADVVLKERRKLVLMVRETPLHLGHLRNMVAVTEMGAIVMPPVPAFYARPESIQAMVDHSVGRALDLFGIETDAVTRWDGMSNP